From Diospyros lotus cultivar Yz01 chromosome 4, ASM1463336v1, whole genome shotgun sequence, a single genomic window includes:
- the LOC127799714 gene encoding uncharacterized protein LOC127799714 codes for MDMKEAGSQRKLQLQELEELRLEAYENSRIYKEKTKAAHDKLIAKKEFNVGNKVLLYNSRLKLMPGKLRFRWVGPFVVTHVSPYGAVEIMDGSTMKKFTVNGQRLKHFYEGFTEHTVEELSLLYLPPT; via the coding sequence atGGACATGAAAGAAGCTGGTTCCCAGCGGAAGCTTCAATTGCAAGAActtgaggaattgaggttaGAGGCATATGAGAACTCCAGGATCTACAAGGAAAAGACCAAAGCTGCACACGACAAATTGATTGCCAAGAAGGAGTTCAACGTTGGCAATAAAGTCCTCCTCTACAATTCACGACTAAAGCTGATGCCTGGTAAGTTGCGTTTTAGATGGGttggtccttttgtggttactcatgtttCTCCCTATGGTGCAGTTGAGATCATGGACGGGTCGACTATGAAGAAATTCACAGTTAATGGGCAGAGGCTTAAACATTTCTACGAGGGCTTTACGGAACACACAGTGGAGGAGCTATCTCTCTTGTACCTTCCTCCGACTTGA
- the LOC127800827 gene encoding serine/threonine-protein phosphatase 7 long form homolog produces the protein MSGEEERSSLPERSSGGVEESGNRVAAFNPDSSCVPSSPRVMDAIGSMHGPGPIDKQVLHLQDQHRSVEIWDGYDPGPLTCRHRQSTALRRWAPHPRMFPYMSRAGFYHVYRLGFGFKIDWPLMTALVERWRQETHTFHLSIGETTVTLQDVAVLMGLRIDGPPVTGASISNWAPLCEQYLGARPSKEHLRGSSLKLTWLRKHFMVLPDDATDEVVERYTRAYILFLIGGQLCPDKSASSVQLLYLPLLVDFDYCGTLSWGGAVLATLYRALCRACQRGVHEICGPLLLLQLWSWERLHVGRPTRLHLPEVELDNDGAPVDPLGRRWRVRFSNQKNPVPHILQIYREKLDQQTEDQVIWQPYTPNVLAELPAICLDGQHIWRAEVPLICFDIIEWYFPRRVMRQFGLVQLIPPGVDTELALHKQDRRGKRTLDWVARHARYVELWQRRHESVVVGQPWDTHLHHHGDYMTWFRRITRRIISRGMQFQSSGDIRNTLQHVVWICERGSFALGSWGTEGGREALANLVSTANQWQQMLRDLLPPNDPSEQPLQHRLVEEAGPSRPKRKTRAPCNLQRPNIVSPQPLQHQAGKEAGPSRSKKKKKPSDNLEPSNDVIQQPPVAEAASNPPGRRKKPESNVQQPHGVSQQPLKSPPPKEEVAGPSRQNRKKKPRNN, from the exons ATGTCTGGAGAGGAGGAGCGTTCATCGCTGCCGGAGCGGAGTTCTGGTGGAGTGGAAGAGAGTGGAAACCGAGTGGCGGCGTTCAACCCCGATTCCAGTTGCGTACCTTCCAGTCCCAG AGTGATGGATGCAATTGGAAGCATGCATGGTCCTGGCCCTATAGACAAGCAAGTTTTGCATCTACAAGACCAACATCGTTCTGTTGAGATATGGGATGGATACGATCCAGGACCCTTGACTTGTAGACATAGACAGTCCACGGCTTTGAGACGGTGGGCCCCCCATCCACGCATGTTTCCATACATGTCACGTGCTGGATTCTACCATGTATATCGACTAGGGTTTGGGTTCAAAATAGATTGGCCATTAATGACTGCCCTTGTTGAGCGCTGGCGACAAGAAACTCACACTTTTCATTTGTCTATAGGCGAGACTACAGTGACCCTACAGGATGTTGCTGTACTCATGGGGCTTAGGATTGATGGGCCACCTGTGACGGGTGCTAGCATTAGTAATTGGGCACCCTTGTGTGAGCAATATTTAGGAGCTAGACCATCTAAGGAGCACTTGCGAGGGTCGTCCCTTAAATTGACATGGCTACGAAAACATTTCATGGTTTTGCCAGATGATGCAACTGATGAGGTTGTAGAGAGATACACCCgagcatatatattatttctcaTAGGAGGACAATTATGTCCTGACAAGTCGGCGTCCTCGGTGCAGTTATTATATCTTCCATTGTTGGTAGATTTTGACTATTGCGGAACACTTAGTTGGGGAGGAGCAGTGCTTGCAACCTTGTATAGAGCCCTTTGTCGTGCATGTCAGCGTGGTGTACATGAGATTTGTGGTCCCCTGTTACTACTACAATTATGGTCTTGGGAGAGACTGCATGTTGGCCGGCCTACCAGACTTCACTTGCCAGAGGTGGAACTAGATAATGACGGAGCACCTGTTGATCCACTAGGCCGTAGATGGAGGGTTCGATTTTCCAACCAGAAGAACCCGGTCCCGCATATTCTTCAAATTTATCGTGAAAAGTTGGATCAGCAAACTGAGGACCAG gTTATTTGGCAGCCATACACACCTAATGTTCTTGCTGAGTTACCGGCTATTTGTCTCGATGGGCAGCACATTTGGCGTGCGGAGGTGCCGCTCATTTGTTTTGACATTATCGAGTGGTATTTCCCTAGACGTGTTATGAGACAGTTTGGATTGGTGCAACTTATACCTCCTGGTGTTGACACTGAATTAGCGTTGCACAAACAAGATAGGCGGGGTAAGCGCACTTTGGATTGGGTGGCTCGTCACGCACGTTATGTCGAGCTATGGCAAAGGCGTCATGAATCTGTGGTTGTTGGACAACCATGGGATACACATCTTCATCATCATGGCGATTATATGACTTGGTTTCGACGGATTACTCGTCGAATTATATCTCGAGGGATGCAATTTCAGTCATCGGGTGATATTAGAAATACTTTG CAACACGTTGTTTGGATCTGTGAGAGGGGATCTTTTGCACTGGGATCTTGGGGTACAGAGGGTGGACGAGAAGCTCTTGCAAATTTGGTGTCGACTGCAAATCAATGGCAGCAAATGCTCCGGGATTTGCTTCCACCTAATGATCCCAGTGAGCAACCACTTCAGCACCGACTGGTGGAGGAAGCGGGTCCTAGTCGGCCAAAGAGGAAGACGAGGGCCCCGTGCAATCTACAGCGACCTAACATTGTCAGTCCACAACCACTCCAGCACCAAGCGGGGAAGGAAGCAGGTCCAAGCCgctcaaagaagaaaaaaaagccCTCAGACAATCTAGAACCGTCTAATGATGTCATTCAGCAACCACCAGTAGCGGAAGCGGCTTCCAACCCCCCAGGGAGAAGGAAGAAGCCCGAAAGCAATGTGCAACAACCTCATGGTGTTTCTCAGCAACCACTTAAGTCCCCACCACCCAAGGAGGAAGTAGCAGGGCCTAGTCGCCAAAACAGGAAGAAGAAGCCCCGAAACAATTGA